A DNA window from Stutzerimonas stutzeri contains the following coding sequences:
- a CDS encoding benzoate/H(+) symporter BenE family transporter yields the protein MNETRRTALQPLRDSSPSAIVAGFIAMLTGYTSSLVLMFQAGQAAGLSEAQISSWIWALSIGMAICSIGLSLRFRTPVVVAWSTPGAALLITSLPGVPYAEAIGAFIFASALIALCGLTGSFERLMRRVPASLAAALLAGVLFNIGIEIFRAVEVQPVLVLGMFFSYLLAKRLQPRYAVLAALLVGCLIAGVSGLLDFQRFSLQVALPVWTTPALSFAAVFSIGIPLFVIAMASQNMPGLAVLRAEGYQVPASPLISTTGIASVLLAPFGSHGIHLAAITMAICAGPEAHPDPQKRYTAAAWCGVFYGIAGIFGATLAALFAAFPAALVLSVAALALLGSIGSGLTQAMQQPNEREAALITFMVTASGLTLFGIGAALWGLIAGVITLVILRSRT from the coding sequence ATGAACGAGACCCGCCGCACCGCCTTGCAGCCCCTGAGAGACAGCTCGCCTTCAGCCATTGTGGCCGGCTTCATCGCCATGCTCACCGGCTATACCAGCTCACTGGTACTGATGTTCCAGGCAGGCCAGGCAGCAGGTCTGAGCGAGGCGCAAATATCCTCATGGATCTGGGCGCTATCGATCGGTATGGCGATCTGCAGCATCGGCCTTTCACTGCGCTTTCGGACACCTGTCGTAGTGGCCTGGTCGACACCCGGTGCTGCTCTGCTGATTACCAGCCTGCCCGGCGTGCCATACGCCGAGGCCATCGGCGCGTTCATCTTCGCCTCGGCGTTGATCGCCTTGTGCGGCCTGACCGGCAGCTTCGAGCGGCTGATGCGGCGAGTACCGGCATCGCTGGCCGCAGCATTGTTGGCGGGAGTACTGTTCAATATTGGTATCGAAATCTTCCGCGCGGTCGAGGTCCAGCCGGTACTGGTGCTCGGCATGTTCTTCAGCTACCTGCTGGCCAAGCGGCTGCAACCACGCTATGCCGTGCTGGCCGCACTACTGGTCGGATGCCTGATCGCCGGCGTTTCCGGCCTGCTGGACTTCCAGCGCTTCAGCCTGCAGGTGGCACTTCCGGTCTGGACCACGCCTGCGCTGTCCTTCGCCGCGGTCTTCAGCATTGGCATTCCGCTGTTCGTCATCGCCATGGCTTCACAGAACATGCCTGGGCTGGCCGTGTTACGCGCCGAGGGCTACCAGGTGCCAGCGTCGCCACTGATTTCCACCACCGGTATCGCCTCGGTTTTGCTGGCGCCATTCGGCTCCCATGGCATCCATCTAGCGGCGATTACGATGGCGATCTGCGCAGGCCCCGAAGCCCATCCCGACCCGCAGAAGCGCTATACCGCTGCGGCGTGGTGTGGTGTCTTCTATGGCATCGCCGGCATCTTTGGCGCGACCCTGGCAGCGCTGTTCGCGGCCTTTCCAGCAGCACTGGTGTTGTCGGTTGCGGCACTGGCGCTGCTTGGCTCCATAGGCTCGGGGTTAACCCAGGCCATGCAGCAACCCAACGAACGCGAGGCGGCGCTGATCACCTTCATGGTCACGGCGTCGGGATTGACCCTGTTCGGCATCGGTGCGGCGCTTTGGGGGTTGATCGCAGGCGTTATCACGTTGGTCATTCTGCGTAGCCGTACCTGA
- the fliE gene encoding flagellar hook-basal body complex protein FliE: MSQGVQFNRLMLEMRAMQTDAMARSKPEVKAQEVGAPSFSDMLGQAVNKVHETQQVSSQLSSAFEMGQGGVDLTEVMIASQKASVSFQAMTQVRNKLVQAYQDIMQMPV, encoded by the coding sequence ATGAGTCAGGGTGTTCAATTCAATCGCTTGATGCTGGAAATGCGGGCCATGCAGACCGATGCAATGGCGCGCAGCAAGCCGGAGGTGAAGGCCCAAGAGGTCGGCGCACCGAGCTTCTCCGACATGCTTGGCCAGGCGGTGAACAAAGTGCACGAAACCCAGCAGGTTTCGAGCCAGCTGTCGTCTGCCTTCGAAATGGGGCAGGGCGGTGTCGACCTGACCGAAGTGATGATCGCCTCGCAGAAGGCCAGCGTTTCCTTTCAGGCCATGACCCAGGTGCGTAACAAGCTGGTTCAGGCTTACCAAGACATCATGCAGATGCCGGTTTGA